A region of the Nocardia nova SH22a genome:
TCTGCGACTATCTCGCGGTCGGACCGGCCGAGGGCGTGCGGACGACCGCGGGAGGTGCGCGCATCGACTCCGGTGACTTGGCCGCGGGGTATTTCGTGGAGCCCACCGTCTTCGCCGATGTGAGCGACGAGATGCGGGTGGCCCGGGAGGAGATCTTCGGCCCGGTGGCGTGTGTGCTGCCGTTCGACACTCTGGACGAGGTCGCGGTTCGGGCCAACGACTCGGAATACGGTCTGGCCGGGGGTATCTGGACCCGCGACATCGGCACCGGGCACAAGCTGGCCGGGCTGTTGCGCACCGGAACGGTGTGGGTCAACACGATGTTGCTGTTCGATCCGGCGGTGCCGTTCGGCGGATACAAGATGAGCGGATACGGCCGCGAGATGGGACCGCACTCGCTCGACGAGTATCTGGAGGTCAAGTCGGTGTGGATCAACACCGACTGAGCGGACCGGCGGCGGTCGTAAGGAGACAGACGAAGGGCCCCTGGATCGGAAAACCGTTCCAGGGGCCCTTCATCCGCGGCGCGTCACCCGGTCGCGGTCAGCTGCGCAGCAGACGACCCGCGGCCGTCTCGGTCACGTCCACGCCTTCGGCCCGTGTCTCGACACCGTTGACCCACATGTGCCGCACACCGGTGCTGTGCACCACCAGCCGATCCGCACCGCCGGGCTGGTCGTAGACCCGCTCGATCGGGCTGGTGCCGATGGTGTCCGGATCGAAGGCCACCAGATCGGCGAAGTATCCCTCCCGGATCAGCCCGCGTTCGCGGATGCGGAAGGCGTGCGCGGGCTGGCCGGTGAGCCGCCACACCGCGTCCTCGAGCCGGATCGCCTTGCGCTCGCGCACCCAGTGCCCGAGCAGATGCGTCGAATAGCAGGCGTCGCAGAGCTGACTGGCATGTGCGCCCGCATCCGACAGGCCGAGGATGGTGCGCTTGTCGGCGAGCAGATCACCGATCTCGTCGTCACCGTCGTTGTCGAGCACCACCCGGAACCGGGTCGCCATGTCATCGGCGAGCGCGATGTCGAGCATCAGGTCGAAGGCCGTGGTTCCACGCTCGGATGCCAAGCGGTCCAACGGAATTCCCACCGCGTCCGGATCGGCGGCGGTCTCCTCGACCGCGACCTTCGGCCACCGATGCGCCCAGGCCGCCAGGGTCGTGGGCCGGGCCCGCTCCCGCCAGGACTGATCCCGGTAGAGCGCGGCACGCTCCTCGCGCGGGAGGGCGAGCACTTCCTTCCATTCGTCGATCTCACCCAGCGGCGCCGGATCGGCGAGGCTCACCTGCATGACGATCGGACGGCAGGCGATCTGCGGATACACCTCCCCCGGCAGCGCACCGCCGCGCTCGACGGTGCGCATGGCCGCACCGGGTTTGTCGGCGCGGGCCACCAGCGCCGTCCAGGTCACCGGAATGCCGTAGCGCACCGACAGATCCGAGAACTGATTGACGAACATGCCGGGTCCGATGGACACCTGCAGAATGCCTTTGCCCGCGGCGCC
Encoded here:
- a CDS encoding N-acyl-D-amino-acid deacylase family protein, giving the protein MDLLLRRAWLVDGSGDPGRAADVAVTGDRISAVAGPGELTPDPGTRVVDLDGLTLAPGFIDIHTHYDAQILWDGDLTPSCWHGVTTVVMGNCGFGVAPTRPPHREIIVRTLENVEGMSMEALDAGIDWCFETFPEYLDALEQRRKRLNVAAFLGHTPLRLFVLGGEERSATPEELDTMRALVREAVAAGAVGLSTSRQPAHQGAFGRPVPSRFAEVDEVDALAAELGAAGKGILQVSIGPGMFVNQFSDLSVRYGIPVTWTALVARADKPGAAMRTVERGGALPGEVYPQIACRPIVMQVSLADPAPLGEIDEWKEVLALPREERAALYRDQSWRERARPTTLAAWAHRWPKVAVEETAADPDAVGIPLDRLASERGTTAFDLMLDIALADDMATRFRVVLDNDGDDEIGDLLADKRTILGLSDAGAHASQLCDACYSTHLLGHWVRERKAIRLEDAVWRLTGQPAHAFRIRERGLIREGYFADLVAFDPDTIGTSPIERVYDQPGGADRLVVHSTGVRHMWVNGVETRAEGVDVTETAAGRLLRS